Proteins from one Ricinus communis isolate WT05 ecotype wild-type chromosome 9, ASM1957865v1, whole genome shotgun sequence genomic window:
- the LOC8261522 gene encoding probable prolyl 4-hydroxylase 4, with the protein MANPHKFVFLLLISLIFHKSSSYPGSPTSIIDPSKVKQVSWKPRAFVYEGFLTDLECDHLISLAKSELKRSAVADNESGKSKLSEVRTSSGMFIAKGKDPIIAGIEEKISTWTFLPKENGEDLQVLRYEHGQKYDPHYDYFADKINIARGGHRMATVLMYLSDVVKGGETVFPNAEEPPRHKATESHEDLSECAKKGISVKPRRGDALLFFSLHPTAIPDPNSLHAGCPVIEGEKWSATKWIHVDSFDKNIEAGGNCTDKNESCERWAALGECTNNPEYMVGSPELPGYCRRSCKVC; encoded by the exons ATGGCAAATCCTCATAAATTCGTGTTTCTGCTCTTGATCTCATTAATCTTCCATAAGTCTAGCTCTTATCCAGGTTCTCCTACCTCCATCATTGACCCTTCGAAAGTCAAACAAGTTTCATGGAAGCCAAg GGCATTTGTGTACGAAGGTTTTCTTACGGATTTAGAATGCGATCATCTTATCTCTTTG GCAAAGTCGGAGCTGAAGAGATCTGCAGTGGCGGATAATGAGAGTGGAAAGAGTAAACTTAGCGAAGTTAGAACAAGCTCCGGGATGTTTATTGCTAAAGGAAAG GATCCAATCATTGCAGGCATTGAGGAGAAAATCTCAACATGGACCTTTCTCCCAAAAG AAAATGGGGAAGACCTTCAAGTTTTGAGATATGAACATGGACAGAAGTACGATCCCCATTATGATTACTTTGCTGACAAGATTAATATTGCCCGTGGTGGACACCGCATGGCAACTGTGCTCATGTATCTTTCTGATGTGGTAAAAGGCGGGGAAACTGTGTTCCCCAATGCGGAG GAACCTCCCCGCCATAAAGCTACTGAAAGTCATGAAGACCTTTCTGAATGTGCTAAGAAAGGAATTTCTG TGAAACCACGGAGAGGTGATgcccttcttttctttagtcTCCATCCGACTGCCATTCCAGATCCAAACAGTCTCCATGCTGGATGCCCAGTGATTGAAGGGGAGAAATGGTCTGCCACGAAGTGGATTCATGTGGATTCATTTGACAAGAACATAGAAGCTGGTGGGAACTGCACAGATAAGAATGAGAGCTGTGAGaggtgggctgcccttggaGAATGCACCAACAACCCTGAGTACATGGTAGGATCTCCAGAACTTCCTGGATATTGTAGGAGGAGTTGCAAGGTCTGTTAG